The following proteins come from a genomic window of Elgaria multicarinata webbii isolate HBS135686 ecotype San Diego chromosome 10, rElgMul1.1.pri, whole genome shotgun sequence:
- the FNIP2 gene encoding folliculin-interacting protein 2 isoform X3, whose protein sequence is MCGGTPKTSNSSGDKAKKARKTHDSSPTLVNSFSKARLDQVKKPLVAGKSSKYSKRVGGELSNSWSCSGFDLHEIRLIVYQDCERRGRQVLFDSTAVHKSDETRTQDASGKACGKCCQASSGSSTTSPHSPSMGSRPNVKEDIPKYQYTRPASDVNMLGEMMFGSVAMSYKGSTLKIHYIRCPPQLMMSKVFSARVGSFCGSTNSLQGSFEYINQDTSLARLNPNPSSLGPCHNGSSLAHSTPVDMPSRGQNEDSDSGIARSASLSSLLMTPVPSPSSSSSSCQRRWIRSQRTSLENGIIPRWSTEETFSMADESCGLNPALIRRKKIAISILFTLPEKEEAQRDFQDFFFSHFPLFESHMSKLKSAIEMAMVSCRKIAETSQRVQVYISRVMDALDEFRVTIWNLYSVPRIAEPVWLTMMSGASEKNPLCQHFLKEFTVLIDQTSKNQFLAALLTAVLTYHLAWVPTVMPIDHLPIKAFSEKHLSPSVNMLAKSHPYNPLWAQLGDLYGAIGSPVKMTRTVIVGKRKDLVQRILYVLTYFLRCSELQENQLTWNGQVGKGEQALNGSKITTALEKGEIEESDYVVVTVRNEPALIPPVLPQKNGSTATRGRESGFEPACLKGKHDGINGKQSSEASSPLPKVGSPKGIVEEPKKGKTVANSEPVSGGPAKLENVTAGMNDGNQYSVTGQVLGSVTAVQCPERTDQRYPHLEKVTFQIGSSTSPKSVLETQRKEMDKSLGVLRFKSTSLHIGSCPLQVSAQAQQEKSDLCLKPRARQKAGKMRVPSASLLSGQLSVPSDSKVETLNLGNLEESKSASFENLERDSLDCGSGSSTDVQGSGQAVTEVIPCGDPGSQCLFRTEENIPRNESSDSALGESDEEGGPYIPNAQSLSSVSNRCEDLSEVELALPRSNTISTQSMKHFGRSLLGGYCASYMSDLVLHGISTDEQLKQCLPAELSHAVNHPVLDEPIAEAVCIIADTDKWTVQVATSQRKMMMDNLKLGKEVLVSSQVSTLLQSILQLYKLNLPADFCIMHLEDRLQEMYLKSTMLSKYLRGQTRVHVKELGVVLGIESNDLPLLAAIASTHSPYVAQILL, encoded by the exons CTGGTCTTGTTCGGGGTTTGACCTACACGAAATTCGCTTGATAGTGTATCAAGATTGTGAGAGGCGGGGCAGGCAGGTCTTATTTGACTCGACAGCGGTCCACAAGAGTGATGAGACAAGGACTCAG GATGCCTCTGGAAAGGCATGTGGAAAGTGCTGCCAAGCAAGCAGTGGGTCCAGTACAACTTCTCCCCATAGCCCTTCAATGGGCAGCAGACCAAATGTCAAGGAAGACATCCCAAAGTATCAG TACACCAGGCCAGCTTCTGATGTTAATATGTTGGGAGAGATGATGTTCGGTTCAGTAGCGATGAGTTACAAAGGCTCTACACTGAAAATCCACTATATACG CTGTCCTCCGCAGCTCATGATGAGTAAAGTATTCTCTGCCAGAGTAGGTAGCTTCTGTGGAAGTACAAATAG CTTGCAAGGTAGTTTTGAATACATCAATCAAGATACCAGTTTAGCAAGGTTGAACCCTAATCCCAGCAGTTTGGGTCCCTGTCATAATGGAAGCAGCCTAG CACACAGCACACCCGTTGACATGCCCAGCAGAGGGCAGAATGAAGATAGCGATAGCGGCATCGCTCGATCAG CCTCTTTGAGCAGTCTTTTGATGACTCCAGTGCCGTCTCCAAGTTCCTCTTCAAGCAGCTGCCAGCGCCGTTGGATACGAAGTCAGAGAACAAGTTTGGAAAATGGCATTATTCCTAGGTG GTCAACCGAAGAAACGTTCAGCATGGCGGATGAAAGTTGTGGCCTTAATCCTGCCCTGATTCGAAGGAAGAAAATTGCCATCAGCATCCTTTTCACCCTCCCGGAGAAGGAAGAGGCCCAGAGGGATTTCCAGGATTTCTTCTTCTCCCACTTCCCCTTATTTGAATCACATATGAGCAAGCTGAAAAGTGCAATTGAAATG GCGATGGTCTCCTGTAGAAAAATAGCAGAAACTAGCCAAAGAGTGCAAGTTTACATCAGCCGTGTTATGGATGCCCTGGATGAATTTAG AGTTACAATCTGGAACTTGTATTCAGTTCCAAGGATTGCAGAACCTGTGTGGCTTACCATGATGTCTGGTGCTTCGGAAAAGAACCCATTATGCCAGCACTTTCTCAAGGAATTCACTGTTCTGATAGACCAGACCAGCAAAAACCA GTTCCTAGCTGCGCTGCTAACAGCAGTGCTGACCTATCACTTGGCCTGGGTCCCTACAGTGATGCCAATTGACCATCTCCCCATCAAGGCTTTCTCTGAGAAACATTTATCTCCATCTGTGAATATGCTGGCAAAATCTCATCCGTACAATCCACTCTGGGCCCAGCTTG GTGACTTGTATGGTGCTATAGGTTCACCTGTCAAGATGACCAGGACTGTAATAGTTGGAAAACGTAAGGATTTGGTTCAGCGCATTCTCTATGTTCTTACGTATTTCTTACGATGTTCTGAGCTGCAAGAGAATCAGCTGACCTGGAATGGGCAAGTTGGAAAAGGAGAGCAAGCCCTGAATGGCAGCAAGATCACAACAGCTCTCGAAAAGGGAGAAATTGAGGAGTCTGATTATGTAGTAGTCACTGTTAGAAATGAGCCTGCTCTCATACCTCCTGTTCTGCCCCAGAAGAATGGAAGCACTGCCACTAGGGGGCGTGAGAGCGGCTTTGAGCCTGCCTGCTTGAAAGGAAAACATGATGGAATAAATGGCAAGCAGAGCTCTGAGGCGTCTTCCCCCTTGCCCAAAGTTGGCTCCCCGAAAGGAATTGTGGAGGAGCCTAAGAAGGGAAAAACTGTGGCCAATTCAGAACCTGTATCTGGAGGGCCAGCTAAATTGGAGAATGTGACAGCGGGAATGAATGATGGCAACCAGTACAGTGTAACAGGACAAGTGCTTGGCAGCGTGACAGCTGTACAGTGTCCTGAGAGGACTGACCAGAGGTACCCTCACTTGGAAAAGGTCACCTTCCAAATTGGAAGCTCCACCTCGCCGAAATCTGTTTTAGAAACCCAAAGAAAGGAGATGGACAAAAGTCTGGGGGTGCTCAGGTTTAAAAGCACATCTCTGCACATTGGGTCATGTCCACtgcaggtatcagcccaggcccAACAGGAGAAATCTGACCTCTGTCTTAAACCACGTGCTCGACAGAAAGCTGGTAAAATGCGAGTACCAAGTGCATCTCTCTTGTCAGGTCAGCTGTCGGTCCCTTCTGACAGCAAAGTCGAAACGCTAAATCTGGGCAACCTAGAGGAATCTAAAAGTGCATCCTTTGAAAATCTGGAAAGAGATTCTCTTGACTGTGGTTCAGGAAGTTCCACTGATGTACAGGGGTCCGGCCAAGCAGTTACTGAGGTTATCCCCTGTGGGGATCCTGGAAGTCAATGCCTTTTTAGAACGGAGGAGAACATTCCTAGAAACGAGAGCTCTGACAGTGCCCTCGGGGAGAGTGACGAAGAAGGTGGTCCGTACATCCCAAATGCACAATCTCTGAGCTCTGTCAGCAATAGGTGTGAGGACCTTTCTGAAGTGGAACTTGCTTTGCcaag ATCCAACACAATCAGCACTCAAAGCATGAAACATTTTGGAAGATCCCTTCTGGGTGGCTATTGTGCCTCATATATGTCTGACCTGGTGTTGCATGGAATAAGTACTGATGAGCAACTTAAGCAATGCTTACCAGCTGAGTTGAGTCATGCAGTGAAT CATCCTGTACTAGATGAACCCATAGCGGAAGCTGTTTGCATtattgcagatacagataaatgGACAGTACAGGTGGCCACGAGCCAGAGGAAGATGATGATGGACAACTTAAAGCTAGGCAAAGAGGTCCTGGTCTCCAGCCAAGTGTCTACTTTATTGCAATCCATTTTACAGCTTTACAAACTTAACCTTCCTGCTGACTTT TGTATAATGCATCTTGAGGATCGACTCCAGGAAATGTACCTCAAAAGCACAATGCTGTCTAAATATTTGCGAGGTCAAACAAGAGTTCATGTGAAAGAACTCGGAGTGGTATTGGG
- the FNIP2 gene encoding folliculin-interacting protein 2 isoform X2, with product MAPTLLQKLFNKRGGGSICSSSSSSSSGGNPGSPPGREPKEYSTFSWSCSGFDLHEIRLIVYQDCERRGRQVLFDSTAVHKSDETRTQDASGKACGKCCQASSGSSTTSPHSPSMGSRPNVKEDIPKYQYTRPASDVNMLGEMMFGSVAMSYKGSTLKIHYIRCPPQLMMSKVFSARVGSFCGSTNSLQGSFEYINQDTSLARLNPNPSSLGPCHNGSSLGVLQVCSNKLLHGVPDAGRLRLIRSASFFGAHSTPVDMPSRGQNEDSDSGIARSASLSSLLMTPVPSPSSSSSSCQRRWIRSQRTSLENGIIPRWSTEETFSMADESCGLNPALIRRKKIAISILFTLPEKEEAQRDFQDFFFSHFPLFESHMSKLKSAIEMAMVSCRKIAETSQRVQVYISRVMDALDEFRVTIWNLYSVPRIAEPVWLTMMSGASEKNPLCQHFLKEFTVLIDQTSKNQFLAALLTAVLTYHLAWVPTVMPIDHLPIKAFSEKHLSPSVNMLAKSHPYNPLWAQLGDLYGAIGSPVKMTRTVIVGKRKDLVQRILYVLTYFLRCSELQENQLTWNGQVGKGEQALNGSKITTALEKGEIEESDYVVVTVRNEPALIPPVLPQKNGSTATRGRESGFEPACLKGKHDGINGKQSSEASSPLPKVGSPKGIVEEPKKGKTVANSEPVSGGPAKLENVTAGMNDGNQYSVTGQVLGSVTAVQCPERTDQRYPHLEKVTFQIGSSTSPKSVLETQRKEMDKSLGVLRFKSTSLHIGSCPLQVSAQAQQEKSDLCLKPRARQKAGKMRVPSASLLSGQLSVPSDSKVETLNLGNLEESKSASFENLERDSLDCGSGSSTDVQGSGQAVTEVIPCGDPGSQCLFRTEENIPRNESSDSALGESDEEGGPYIPNAQSLSSVSNRCEDLSEVELALPRSNTISTQSMKHFGRSLLGGYCASYMSDLVLHGISTDEQLKQCLPAELSHAVNHPVLDEPIAEAVCIIADTDKWTVQVATSQRKMMMDNLKLGKEVLVSSQVSTLLQSILQLYKLNLPADFCIMHLEDRLQEMYLKSTMLSKYLRGQTRVHVKELGVVLGIESNDLPLLAAIASTHSPYVAQILL from the exons CTGGTCTTGTTCGGGGTTTGACCTACACGAAATTCGCTTGATAGTGTATCAAGATTGTGAGAGGCGGGGCAGGCAGGTCTTATTTGACTCGACAGCGGTCCACAAGAGTGATGAGACAAGGACTCAG GATGCCTCTGGAAAGGCATGTGGAAAGTGCTGCCAAGCAAGCAGTGGGTCCAGTACAACTTCTCCCCATAGCCCTTCAATGGGCAGCAGACCAAATGTCAAGGAAGACATCCCAAAGTATCAG TACACCAGGCCAGCTTCTGATGTTAATATGTTGGGAGAGATGATGTTCGGTTCAGTAGCGATGAGTTACAAAGGCTCTACACTGAAAATCCACTATATACG CTGTCCTCCGCAGCTCATGATGAGTAAAGTATTCTCTGCCAGAGTAGGTAGCTTCTGTGGAAGTACAAATAG CTTGCAAGGTAGTTTTGAATACATCAATCAAGATACCAGTTTAGCAAGGTTGAACCCTAATCCCAGCAGTTTGGGTCCCTGTCATAATGGAAGCAGCCTAG GTGTATTACAGGTGTGCAGCAACAAACTGTTGCATGGTGTGCCTGACGCGGGCCGCCTCCGGCTAATCCGGAGTGCTTCTTTCTTTGGAG CACACAGCACACCCGTTGACATGCCCAGCAGAGGGCAGAATGAAGATAGCGATAGCGGCATCGCTCGATCAG CCTCTTTGAGCAGTCTTTTGATGACTCCAGTGCCGTCTCCAAGTTCCTCTTCAAGCAGCTGCCAGCGCCGTTGGATACGAAGTCAGAGAACAAGTTTGGAAAATGGCATTATTCCTAGGTG GTCAACCGAAGAAACGTTCAGCATGGCGGATGAAAGTTGTGGCCTTAATCCTGCCCTGATTCGAAGGAAGAAAATTGCCATCAGCATCCTTTTCACCCTCCCGGAGAAGGAAGAGGCCCAGAGGGATTTCCAGGATTTCTTCTTCTCCCACTTCCCCTTATTTGAATCACATATGAGCAAGCTGAAAAGTGCAATTGAAATG GCGATGGTCTCCTGTAGAAAAATAGCAGAAACTAGCCAAAGAGTGCAAGTTTACATCAGCCGTGTTATGGATGCCCTGGATGAATTTAG AGTTACAATCTGGAACTTGTATTCAGTTCCAAGGATTGCAGAACCTGTGTGGCTTACCATGATGTCTGGTGCTTCGGAAAAGAACCCATTATGCCAGCACTTTCTCAAGGAATTCACTGTTCTGATAGACCAGACCAGCAAAAACCA GTTCCTAGCTGCGCTGCTAACAGCAGTGCTGACCTATCACTTGGCCTGGGTCCCTACAGTGATGCCAATTGACCATCTCCCCATCAAGGCTTTCTCTGAGAAACATTTATCTCCATCTGTGAATATGCTGGCAAAATCTCATCCGTACAATCCACTCTGGGCCCAGCTTG GTGACTTGTATGGTGCTATAGGTTCACCTGTCAAGATGACCAGGACTGTAATAGTTGGAAAACGTAAGGATTTGGTTCAGCGCATTCTCTATGTTCTTACGTATTTCTTACGATGTTCTGAGCTGCAAGAGAATCAGCTGACCTGGAATGGGCAAGTTGGAAAAGGAGAGCAAGCCCTGAATGGCAGCAAGATCACAACAGCTCTCGAAAAGGGAGAAATTGAGGAGTCTGATTATGTAGTAGTCACTGTTAGAAATGAGCCTGCTCTCATACCTCCTGTTCTGCCCCAGAAGAATGGAAGCACTGCCACTAGGGGGCGTGAGAGCGGCTTTGAGCCTGCCTGCTTGAAAGGAAAACATGATGGAATAAATGGCAAGCAGAGCTCTGAGGCGTCTTCCCCCTTGCCCAAAGTTGGCTCCCCGAAAGGAATTGTGGAGGAGCCTAAGAAGGGAAAAACTGTGGCCAATTCAGAACCTGTATCTGGAGGGCCAGCTAAATTGGAGAATGTGACAGCGGGAATGAATGATGGCAACCAGTACAGTGTAACAGGACAAGTGCTTGGCAGCGTGACAGCTGTACAGTGTCCTGAGAGGACTGACCAGAGGTACCCTCACTTGGAAAAGGTCACCTTCCAAATTGGAAGCTCCACCTCGCCGAAATCTGTTTTAGAAACCCAAAGAAAGGAGATGGACAAAAGTCTGGGGGTGCTCAGGTTTAAAAGCACATCTCTGCACATTGGGTCATGTCCACtgcaggtatcagcccaggcccAACAGGAGAAATCTGACCTCTGTCTTAAACCACGTGCTCGACAGAAAGCTGGTAAAATGCGAGTACCAAGTGCATCTCTCTTGTCAGGTCAGCTGTCGGTCCCTTCTGACAGCAAAGTCGAAACGCTAAATCTGGGCAACCTAGAGGAATCTAAAAGTGCATCCTTTGAAAATCTGGAAAGAGATTCTCTTGACTGTGGTTCAGGAAGTTCCACTGATGTACAGGGGTCCGGCCAAGCAGTTACTGAGGTTATCCCCTGTGGGGATCCTGGAAGTCAATGCCTTTTTAGAACGGAGGAGAACATTCCTAGAAACGAGAGCTCTGACAGTGCCCTCGGGGAGAGTGACGAAGAAGGTGGTCCGTACATCCCAAATGCACAATCTCTGAGCTCTGTCAGCAATAGGTGTGAGGACCTTTCTGAAGTGGAACTTGCTTTGCcaag ATCCAACACAATCAGCACTCAAAGCATGAAACATTTTGGAAGATCCCTTCTGGGTGGCTATTGTGCCTCATATATGTCTGACCTGGTGTTGCATGGAATAAGTACTGATGAGCAACTTAAGCAATGCTTACCAGCTGAGTTGAGTCATGCAGTGAAT CATCCTGTACTAGATGAACCCATAGCGGAAGCTGTTTGCATtattgcagatacagataaatgGACAGTACAGGTGGCCACGAGCCAGAGGAAGATGATGATGGACAACTTAAAGCTAGGCAAAGAGGTCCTGGTCTCCAGCCAAGTGTCTACTTTATTGCAATCCATTTTACAGCTTTACAAACTTAACCTTCCTGCTGACTTT TGTATAATGCATCTTGAGGATCGACTCCAGGAAATGTACCTCAAAAGCACAATGCTGTCTAAATATTTGCGAGGTCAAACAAGAGTTCATGTGAAAGAACTCGGAGTGGTATTGGG
- the FNIP2 gene encoding folliculin-interacting protein 2 isoform X1 produces the protein MCGGTPKTSNSSGDKAKKARKTHDSSPTLVNSFSKARLDQVKKPLVAGKSSKYSKRVGGELSNSWSCSGFDLHEIRLIVYQDCERRGRQVLFDSTAVHKSDETRTQDASGKACGKCCQASSGSSTTSPHSPSMGSRPNVKEDIPKYQYTRPASDVNMLGEMMFGSVAMSYKGSTLKIHYIRCPPQLMMSKVFSARVGSFCGSTNSLQGSFEYINQDTSLARLNPNPSSLGPCHNGSSLGVLQVCSNKLLHGVPDAGRLRLIRSASFFGAHSTPVDMPSRGQNEDSDSGIARSASLSSLLMTPVPSPSSSSSSCQRRWIRSQRTSLENGIIPRWSTEETFSMADESCGLNPALIRRKKIAISILFTLPEKEEAQRDFQDFFFSHFPLFESHMSKLKSAIEMAMVSCRKIAETSQRVQVYISRVMDALDEFRVTIWNLYSVPRIAEPVWLTMMSGASEKNPLCQHFLKEFTVLIDQTSKNQFLAALLTAVLTYHLAWVPTVMPIDHLPIKAFSEKHLSPSVNMLAKSHPYNPLWAQLGDLYGAIGSPVKMTRTVIVGKRKDLVQRILYVLTYFLRCSELQENQLTWNGQVGKGEQALNGSKITTALEKGEIEESDYVVVTVRNEPALIPPVLPQKNGSTATRGRESGFEPACLKGKHDGINGKQSSEASSPLPKVGSPKGIVEEPKKGKTVANSEPVSGGPAKLENVTAGMNDGNQYSVTGQVLGSVTAVQCPERTDQRYPHLEKVTFQIGSSTSPKSVLETQRKEMDKSLGVLRFKSTSLHIGSCPLQVSAQAQQEKSDLCLKPRARQKAGKMRVPSASLLSGQLSVPSDSKVETLNLGNLEESKSASFENLERDSLDCGSGSSTDVQGSGQAVTEVIPCGDPGSQCLFRTEENIPRNESSDSALGESDEEGGPYIPNAQSLSSVSNRCEDLSEVELALPRSNTISTQSMKHFGRSLLGGYCASYMSDLVLHGISTDEQLKQCLPAELSHAVNHPVLDEPIAEAVCIIADTDKWTVQVATSQRKMMMDNLKLGKEVLVSSQVSTLLQSILQLYKLNLPADFCIMHLEDRLQEMYLKSTMLSKYLRGQTRVHVKELGVVLGIESNDLPLLAAIASTHSPYVAQILL, from the exons CTGGTCTTGTTCGGGGTTTGACCTACACGAAATTCGCTTGATAGTGTATCAAGATTGTGAGAGGCGGGGCAGGCAGGTCTTATTTGACTCGACAGCGGTCCACAAGAGTGATGAGACAAGGACTCAG GATGCCTCTGGAAAGGCATGTGGAAAGTGCTGCCAAGCAAGCAGTGGGTCCAGTACAACTTCTCCCCATAGCCCTTCAATGGGCAGCAGACCAAATGTCAAGGAAGACATCCCAAAGTATCAG TACACCAGGCCAGCTTCTGATGTTAATATGTTGGGAGAGATGATGTTCGGTTCAGTAGCGATGAGTTACAAAGGCTCTACACTGAAAATCCACTATATACG CTGTCCTCCGCAGCTCATGATGAGTAAAGTATTCTCTGCCAGAGTAGGTAGCTTCTGTGGAAGTACAAATAG CTTGCAAGGTAGTTTTGAATACATCAATCAAGATACCAGTTTAGCAAGGTTGAACCCTAATCCCAGCAGTTTGGGTCCCTGTCATAATGGAAGCAGCCTAG GTGTATTACAGGTGTGCAGCAACAAACTGTTGCATGGTGTGCCTGACGCGGGCCGCCTCCGGCTAATCCGGAGTGCTTCTTTCTTTGGAG CACACAGCACACCCGTTGACATGCCCAGCAGAGGGCAGAATGAAGATAGCGATAGCGGCATCGCTCGATCAG CCTCTTTGAGCAGTCTTTTGATGACTCCAGTGCCGTCTCCAAGTTCCTCTTCAAGCAGCTGCCAGCGCCGTTGGATACGAAGTCAGAGAACAAGTTTGGAAAATGGCATTATTCCTAGGTG GTCAACCGAAGAAACGTTCAGCATGGCGGATGAAAGTTGTGGCCTTAATCCTGCCCTGATTCGAAGGAAGAAAATTGCCATCAGCATCCTTTTCACCCTCCCGGAGAAGGAAGAGGCCCAGAGGGATTTCCAGGATTTCTTCTTCTCCCACTTCCCCTTATTTGAATCACATATGAGCAAGCTGAAAAGTGCAATTGAAATG GCGATGGTCTCCTGTAGAAAAATAGCAGAAACTAGCCAAAGAGTGCAAGTTTACATCAGCCGTGTTATGGATGCCCTGGATGAATTTAG AGTTACAATCTGGAACTTGTATTCAGTTCCAAGGATTGCAGAACCTGTGTGGCTTACCATGATGTCTGGTGCTTCGGAAAAGAACCCATTATGCCAGCACTTTCTCAAGGAATTCACTGTTCTGATAGACCAGACCAGCAAAAACCA GTTCCTAGCTGCGCTGCTAACAGCAGTGCTGACCTATCACTTGGCCTGGGTCCCTACAGTGATGCCAATTGACCATCTCCCCATCAAGGCTTTCTCTGAGAAACATTTATCTCCATCTGTGAATATGCTGGCAAAATCTCATCCGTACAATCCACTCTGGGCCCAGCTTG GTGACTTGTATGGTGCTATAGGTTCACCTGTCAAGATGACCAGGACTGTAATAGTTGGAAAACGTAAGGATTTGGTTCAGCGCATTCTCTATGTTCTTACGTATTTCTTACGATGTTCTGAGCTGCAAGAGAATCAGCTGACCTGGAATGGGCAAGTTGGAAAAGGAGAGCAAGCCCTGAATGGCAGCAAGATCACAACAGCTCTCGAAAAGGGAGAAATTGAGGAGTCTGATTATGTAGTAGTCACTGTTAGAAATGAGCCTGCTCTCATACCTCCTGTTCTGCCCCAGAAGAATGGAAGCACTGCCACTAGGGGGCGTGAGAGCGGCTTTGAGCCTGCCTGCTTGAAAGGAAAACATGATGGAATAAATGGCAAGCAGAGCTCTGAGGCGTCTTCCCCCTTGCCCAAAGTTGGCTCCCCGAAAGGAATTGTGGAGGAGCCTAAGAAGGGAAAAACTGTGGCCAATTCAGAACCTGTATCTGGAGGGCCAGCTAAATTGGAGAATGTGACAGCGGGAATGAATGATGGCAACCAGTACAGTGTAACAGGACAAGTGCTTGGCAGCGTGACAGCTGTACAGTGTCCTGAGAGGACTGACCAGAGGTACCCTCACTTGGAAAAGGTCACCTTCCAAATTGGAAGCTCCACCTCGCCGAAATCTGTTTTAGAAACCCAAAGAAAGGAGATGGACAAAAGTCTGGGGGTGCTCAGGTTTAAAAGCACATCTCTGCACATTGGGTCATGTCCACtgcaggtatcagcccaggcccAACAGGAGAAATCTGACCTCTGTCTTAAACCACGTGCTCGACAGAAAGCTGGTAAAATGCGAGTACCAAGTGCATCTCTCTTGTCAGGTCAGCTGTCGGTCCCTTCTGACAGCAAAGTCGAAACGCTAAATCTGGGCAACCTAGAGGAATCTAAAAGTGCATCCTTTGAAAATCTGGAAAGAGATTCTCTTGACTGTGGTTCAGGAAGTTCCACTGATGTACAGGGGTCCGGCCAAGCAGTTACTGAGGTTATCCCCTGTGGGGATCCTGGAAGTCAATGCCTTTTTAGAACGGAGGAGAACATTCCTAGAAACGAGAGCTCTGACAGTGCCCTCGGGGAGAGTGACGAAGAAGGTGGTCCGTACATCCCAAATGCACAATCTCTGAGCTCTGTCAGCAATAGGTGTGAGGACCTTTCTGAAGTGGAACTTGCTTTGCcaag ATCCAACACAATCAGCACTCAAAGCATGAAACATTTTGGAAGATCCCTTCTGGGTGGCTATTGTGCCTCATATATGTCTGACCTGGTGTTGCATGGAATAAGTACTGATGAGCAACTTAAGCAATGCTTACCAGCTGAGTTGAGTCATGCAGTGAAT CATCCTGTACTAGATGAACCCATAGCGGAAGCTGTTTGCATtattgcagatacagataaatgGACAGTACAGGTGGCCACGAGCCAGAGGAAGATGATGATGGACAACTTAAAGCTAGGCAAAGAGGTCCTGGTCTCCAGCCAAGTGTCTACTTTATTGCAATCCATTTTACAGCTTTACAAACTTAACCTTCCTGCTGACTTT TGTATAATGCATCTTGAGGATCGACTCCAGGAAATGTACCTCAAAAGCACAATGCTGTCTAAATATTTGCGAGGTCAAACAAGAGTTCATGTGAAAGAACTCGGAGTGGTATTGGG